From the Chryseobacterium sp. G0201 genome, the window ATTACAAAAATAGTTGTTTGAACGAGCAGGTTTTTAAGGACGATATCAAGAGTTTGAATAATACAGAAGTAAAGATAATTCAATATTTTAATAACGAACCCTTTTTTAGAAAACTATTGTGTCTTTTTGGATTTAAAACTGCTTTGAAAAGTAGAGCTTCTGAGGTCAATATAATTTTGAGAGATTCATTAATTGAAGTCTCTGATGAATTTGTTTTTGCTAAAAGTAATATTCTTGAAATCACAAATTCCAAAATCCAAATAGCAAAAAGCATAATCGAAGCGATTGAAAAATGGAAGGATTGGAAAACGGAAAATGAAATAGGTGGTAACCCGCCACGAACAGAAGAAGAATATTGGGGCTTTGAACTGTTGAAGATCAAAGACAGCTTAACGCCTAACTGCTTTTATGACGAACTTGATGTTTCATTTAGACATAAGGCATTTCAATTGGCATTACATTTCTGGGAGGGGGAATACTTAATTAAACTGGAGGAAGATTTAGCAGACCGTAATTTTGCTGGAAAAGGTTTAGAGAGCGTGCAAAATAGGTGGGAAAGACAAGCCATGCTAACACCATGTTTTGTTAGTACTTTTTATATGGCTCCAAAGTTCTTTAGCTGGTTTAAGTTTTTAAAGAAAGGAGAAGACGGTAAAAACCTCTTTGATAATCCTCCATTATTTGATTTTATTGATCTATTAATCGTTGATGAGGCGGGTCAGGTATCGCCAGAAGTTGGTGTAGCCACATTTGCACTTGCTAAGCAGGCCGTTATCGTGGGAGATGTGAAGCAAATTGAACCCGTTTGGAACATTACCCATAAAATTGATGTGGGTAATATAAAAAAATGCGGGCTAATAGAAAATTATGAAGATCCGATTTATGAAAGGGAATTTGATCCAAAAGGTTTTTTATGTTCCACGGGTAGTATCATGAAAATGGCACAAAACGCGTGCAATGTCAAAGAAAGCGGTTTTGATGAAAAAGGAGTCGTTTTGGTAGAGCACAGGCGATGTTATGATGAGATCATTAATTATTGTAATGTTCTGGCCTATAATGGTCAGCTAGTTGCGCTTAAGGGCAAGGCAAAGGATGTTCTATTTCCACCCATGTACTGTATTCATGTGGAAGGAAATTCGACTGTTTTAAACGCAAGCCGGCACAATCAAGCCGAAGTTATGGCAATTGTAAACTGGCTAACTGTAAATCGCAGGATTATTGAAGAAAAGTATGGTAAGCTTGAAAATAATGTTGGTATAATCACACCTTTTACTGGGCAGAAGAATAATTTAAGACATGCGCTTAAAAAGGCAGGTTTTGATGTAAATGTGTTAAAAATTGGAACTGTACACGCCTTACAAGGGGCTGAAAGACCAATTGTTTTGTTTTCAATGGTTTACGGGAAAGGGGATTCCGGAACAATGTTTTTTGACAGAGACAATAAGCCAAATATGCTGAATGTGGCAGTTTCAAGGGCCAGAGATAATTTTATTGTATTTGCTGACACCAAGATTTTAAACAAAAAAGCTAAAAGTCCGTCAGGTATATTAGCAAAACATTTAACTTACGATACAGAATGCAGTTAAGTCTGAAAACCGTAACCAGTCTTATTGCTAGCTGGTAGGGATTAGCAGAACCTGAAATATTATAGCTCAGCACATTATGTGTTGTGAAGGTTTAGTAGAGTATAATTCATTCTATAATGGTGTTTTTTCGACAAGGTGCAAAAAAAGATGTTTTGTGTTAAACTAAGTTTTGCTCTTTGGCACAAGCAATCATCTCCATTTTGGATCGAGGATGTTTGTAAAACTCTCTCATGATAGTGAAATGTATATTCATCAAATTTTTCGCTCTTCGCAGAACAGAAATCATAAATAGGCACTATTTTTCTTGCACGATGAATTAGTTAAGTAGACCGTTATGCCGTAGTCTTTTGGTAGGCGAAGCAATAGCTGTGCATTTCCTCGGCAGGCCATTTATCTGTTTCATTTGAAAATTTCTTTTATCAAATATTAGTACGCGTTTAGCTCGCCTAATTATGAAGTGGATTTTGTTGGGTTAAGTGAAGTGGCAATAGTTGAAAAATCCGTAAATGAGAGAGGGGTTATATTATATTACTTAAATTGTGCGTAAAATATTTAACACCCTCATCATGCAATTAAACCCTAAACATTTTGATGTTACGTTGGACGCATTTTTAAATTCCTGGAATCTGAATCGGATAAGGACGATGACAATTGAAGAATATGCTGAGTTGTCAGATCATGATTCTTTATGCTATTGGCTAGAGTATGGGACAAAAGACCTTGGTGTCATTGGAAGAATGTCCTTGGGTAAATTTGAACTATGGAAGCCGAAACAGGGAGAAGCTAAAGAGTTTAAGGATGACAGGTTTAAGATGGAAGGAATCTTTGCATATAAGAGGCAAAAGGGTAATACACTTGAGGAGGCGTTTAGTAATATCAGGACGTCAATTTTTGAGATTGTAAGACATTCCTTAAACCAAGACTGGGAGGCCATAGAAAGAATTGAATTTCATTCCATCGTTAAGTGGAAACTTGCATGCTTATTTTCAAATAAGAAGTTGCTTCCAGTTTACAGTAAGCGGGCATTATTAGCTATTGCTAGGGGACTCGGCCATACTTTTACTAATAAAGACAGTAGTTTAGCAATACAAAATGCCATCATCATGCATAAGCCATCCGAAGAGGATATGGTGGACTTTTCGTATCGTGTTTATTCACAATTTGCTGGTCGTGACAAAATCTCTAACAAAAGTTATTTTATTGTTGGTGGCAAGTACAGTGATGATAGCGGCAATGATACCGTCTCCGTTATAGAAAAATTTATAGAAAATAGATGCATTGCAATAGGATGGCTAGATTGGTTAGACTTTAGTAACTATTTCGGAAAAAGCCCTAAAGTTATTAACGAGTTTGTTGATAACAATTGGGATGATGAAAGTCCAAGTTTAGGGAAAATTAAAAGTTATTTTCGAAATCTTGGGCAGATGAAACAAGGTGATATTATTGCAGTGAAATCACAAGGAGCCTATGGGCAACTTAAAATAATCGCATATGCTGAAGTGGTCGAAAGAGAAGGCCGTATTTATTGGCATGATGATGATCTTTTAGGGCATCATATAAATGTAGAATTTATTGAGGCAGGCTTTGTTCATGAAACTGGTGAGACTTATGCTGGTACAATCCATAAATTAGCTCCGGAAAAGGACGGTGAAAAATTTTATAAAATTTTTGGCTGGTACTCTGGGAATCAGTATAATGATGTCTTTGATGAGGAGGAAGAAAGTGAGTTTGATGCTGTAAATGTTGAACCTACGAATGAGGGGTACAATAATAAAATTGAAACAAGTTTTGAAAGAAGTGCAATTGCGTCAGTGATTGTGAATAGGTTACACAACCGGATCCAAAACCGTTTTATTCAATACTTAAAAAAGACCTATCCGGATCATCTTTGTTCTGGGGAAAAAAGGTTCATAGATGCAAAAAGAATTAGCCCCGAAGAAATTATAATATATGAAATTAAGCCTTTTGCAAGTGCATATTCGTGTATACGACAGGGTATAGGACAGCTATTTGATTATTTGCACCATGAAAAAAGTAACAAACCAAAACGGATCATCATCGTAGGACCAAATGAGCCTACATCTGCTGATCTAAAATTTTTGCACGAGATTAGAGAGATGCTGAAAGTTCCCTTCGGTTATATAGCTTTTGATGAGGCTAATGTAAGCGTTAAAGAATATTAATAGTAGTAATTTGCGCAGATGACAGATATATCTAATATGATGATTGTTAACTAGATTAGAAAAGTAGCACAATTTAACTGACTAAAGACTGTTTATTCTTGGTTTTATTTTATTATTTTGTGCTAAAAAAATTAGCGAAAAATTATGTCTTCCATATAATTGTAATTTAAAATTTTATATTTCTGAAAATCAGGAATATGTATATTTTTTTATAAAACAATTTTGAATGAATTTTTTAAGTTTCATCACAACTTTTGTGGAGATGGGAACAATACTAACACAATATTTAAAAATGCTTTAAGTAAGCAAGGGATGTCGAATGAGATTTTATCAGGTTTACGGTTAGTGCTCAAAACGATTCGGAAAAGACTAGGATTTATATTTAGTATTAAAACACAGAGATTAAATGAAAAGATCTCATCCTGAGAGATCTGCGGATCAATTTATTCGAGCTAACAATATATTTGAAGAGTTCTCGACTGATGAATTATAGATACAATGCTTTGATAATCTTTGATTCTAGGTCAATAATAAGAACAGTTATTTAATAGAAATGATTTTAGACAACGAGAATAAGAATTTTAAGGTACATGAATGGATATCTTCTTTTACTGAAGAGGGCAGATTGGATATTGTGACTGGATATTTCACGATCGGTGCCCTTGCATGGTTGTCGAATGAAATCAACAGTAAAATAAGCGATTACCGATTTGTTTTAGGTGATATTGTTAACATTAGTAGTTCTGAAGAGCACCCATTAGATCTGTTAAACGAAAATATAACAATCGAAGCATCTTTAAAATTAAGCAAATTAGCAAAAGAAGCTGTTGCTTTCTTAAAACAGAATAACGTTTCAGCAAAAACTCTTGAACCGAATTTTTGCCATGCGAAGAGTTATATCTTTACTCCCGCAAAGAATGATGATAGAAATAAGTATTTTATTTCTGGAAGCTCAAATCTTACTGAAGCTGGAATTGGGCAGAAAATCACGTCTAATATTGAGTTAAATATTGCTGAGACTGGGAACAATAACCAATATAAAGAAATGGCTGACTGGTTTGAGACATTATGGAACAAACCACAGGCTCATAATCAGAAAACAATAATTAGCAGTGATGGCGTAATTTCGAAAATTGACTTTAAGCAATATCTCATTAATGAGATAGAACAGGTATTCATTAAATATTCACCCAGGGAGTTATACTTCAAAGTCCTTTTTGAAATATTTGGAAATCAGCTTATTGATCTGGAAAATGACGTAAATTTTAATAGGCAATTAGGAAAGCTTGAAAATTCTGTTGTGTTTAACTTGTTATATGAATTCCAAAAAAAAGGTGTTTTAAGCTTGATAAGAATGCTTCAAAAATTTAATGGTGCTATTTTAGCAGATGCCGTTGGATTAGGGAAAACATGGAGCGCCTTAGCAGTTATTAAATTTTTTCAACTACAGGGACGCGAAATAATTGTTTTGTGCCCAAAAAAATTAGAGCATAACTGGAGGAGGTATTTGAAAAACCAAGATGCTCGTTTTGAGAAGGATCAATTTGATTATTTTATTAGGTATCATACTGATCTGGATTCTAAACGAATGGAAAAATACGTTGATAGAGGCGATAAACTTTTTAGCAATGATAAACCAAAATTATTAGTAATTGATGAAAGCCATAATTTAAGAAATGACAAATCTGGCAGATATAAATTTCTTGTAGAAAAAATTTTAAAATATAATGATGATATAAAAGTCCTGCTTTTATCAGCTACACCAATCAATAACTCGTTAAATGATATTAGAAATCAATTTAAGCTTATGGTTAAAGGTAATATTGATGGGTTTAATGAAAGTTTAAATGTTCGTAATCTAGATTACTCATTTCGAACAGCGCAGAAAGTGTTTAATGATTGGCGGCAAGAGTTATCACCTCGGATTGCTGACTTTACTAGAAAATTGCCAGCCAATTTTTTTACGTTGACAGATTCACTCATAGTTGCCCGTACCCGAAAAATGGTAGAAGGGGAGCAAATGAACTTGTCCTTTCCGTTAAAAGCAAAACCGATTAATTTATTTGTGACACCACGTCATTTAGGTAATTTTGAATCTTTCGAGGAGTTATTTGATCATTTTCCACCAATGCTTTCTGGCTATCAACCAGCTTTTTACTTAGAAATTGAGAAAGATGAAGAGAAAAATATTCTCCATGACGAAAGACAAAGAGATCGTTTTTTGGTTAAGATGATGTACATTCTAATGGTCAAAAGACTAGAATCTTCTTGGTCTTCATTTTTTTCGACAGTAGAAAAGATAAAATTGCATCATGAAAATGTTTTAGAAAAAATTAGGCAATATCAGGCAGGTAAGCAAAACATGTTATTATCTGCCGATGAACAAATTCTTTTAGAAGATGACGAATTAATTCGGGATTTTGAAGATTTGTATCTAGGTAAAAAACGAAAAATAAGTTTACTTGACATAGATTCAGCTGGAAACTTAAATGCATTTAAAAAAGATTTAAAAAAAGATCTTGATTCGTTGGATCATTTGTTTGTGAATCTTGAAAAATTTAAAGGTAAGATTGAAAAAGAAATTCTGGTTCCAAACAACCAGCGGTCAACAGATGATAAATTAGAAGCTTTAATCCAACAGATAAATATAAAACGTGCTTCAGGCTATAATAATGGCAATCTGAAGTTAGTGATTTTCACTGTCTACAAAGATACGGCAGAATACCTATATTCTCAACTTAAAGAGCGGGGGTTCAATAGGCTCGCAATGGTATCGGGTTCTGGTTCACTTACGAGTGACAGCGACAAGGAAGTTGTTAATTTTGAACCAATATTGGAACGTTTCGCTCCCTATACCAAACTCTTTAAAGAGCGTGAATGGGGTTTTCAAACTGCGAAAAGTGGGATCGATGCTTATCATGAATGGATTGAATGGATTTCTATAAATAATTCGCGTGTGAACGAAATTATCCAAAATCCTATTGATATTTTAATTGCAACCGATGCTCTAAGTGAGGGACAAAATCTACAAGATGCAGATATGGTCATAAATTATGATATTCATTGGAATCCAGTCCGCATTATTCAAAGAATGGGACGGATAGACCGATTAGGCAGTCCTAATTCAAAAATTTTTGGAATAAATTTTTGGCCTTCAAATAATATTAATACATACTTAAATCTTCAGCAGAGAATTGAACAGCGCATGGCAGCTATGAAACTGGGGGGAGCTGAAGTTGATGAAAGTTTTTCAGAGACTTTTGCAGAAATGGTTCGTGATGAGTCTTTAGATCAAAGAATGACCAACAGAATGTTGAGTCAAATGCAAATAAGTTTCGATGATCTAGAAGCTGACGAAACGTTCGGATTTGACGATCTTTCACTCGAACGTTATAGGCAGGATTTGTTTGAAGAATATAACCGTGATAAGTTAAAATATCAAAGAATGCCAAAAGGGGTGTTTACTGGTTTTAAAGCCAATTCTCAGATATGTTCTGAAGAAGGTTTGATTGCTTTACTTGGTTACCCTAGCAGACCAAGCAAGTCCTTAACTCATGAGTATAAGGTATTTGATTTAATTTATATTAATAAGAACGGTGATTCTGTGATGCTAAATCAAAAAGACGTGTTAAATGCGCTAGCATATCATAAGGGTCAATACCGTTTTATCCCTGAAGCAATTGATAGTGGAGATGAAAAAGAGATAGGTGATTTAGTTAATGCTATTAAATCATGGTTAAGCACTCAAGCAACAGAGGAAGTTATTCAAGAGGATGGCTCAATTAAAAAAGTGATGGGAAAAACAGCAAAAGATTTATTGACAAAACTACGGACAGGTGATAAAAATGCATTAAATGACTTAAAGCAAAATATGAAGCTTGAAGAAAAATTTCAATTGGATAAATTTGATCTAATAACCTGGTTTTTAATTACTGTATAAAGATGAAACTTAAAATATTTAAGGACTTGGATTTTATTCATGCGATCAGATCTTTTTTTAAAGACCTGAATGTTCCCATGAATTATATTTCCGATAAGCCAACGACAGCGATAGATATGCTTCAAGACTTTTATAAAGCTAACGATACCTTCGACTTAATAGATGATGTATATTTTGCCGGTATCGTAGACGATGCTTCATTTAGAGGTAACGAATCTCTTTCGATTAGTAATATAAAGTCTGACTATGATGGGATATTAATTTTCGGTATCACTATAAAAAATAGTGTCAGCAAAACCTTACCCACGCGCTCGCAACTTGCTGAAATTACAAGGACTTTTAATAGGGCATTCTATTGCACACCTGTTGTTATAATATTTAAATATGACAATTATCTCGCCTTTGCTAACTCTGAACGATCTAAATACAAGCAGTCTTGGCGCGAAGGAGAAAAAGTTGGAAAAGTACGTTTGCTTCGGGATATTCAGACTGAAAATACTCACTCTGGACACATACGAATCTTGGAGGGTCTAAAACTTCCAACAACAGGAAGTAGGAAAGTTGATTCATTTAGCTCTCTTTACATATACTGGCAGGAGGTGTTTAATGTAAGTCTATTGAATAAAAAGTTCTATCAAGAGCTCTCTACTTGGTATTTTTGGGCAACCAAGCATGTTATTTTTCCCGGTGCTCCAACTGAAAGTGATGTGATTAGCCAAAATGTATCGCTAAAAGATTTAGTCCAGGAACATAACGCAACAAATGTTATTAGGATGTTAACGAGGCTGTTATTCGTTTGGTTTATTAGAGAAAAGAAGCTAATACCTGAAGAACTATTTAATCTTGATAGCTTACAAAAAGATATTTTAAAAAAGATAGAGCCCTACCATGAGCACGGGTTATTTACAGAAAGAAATTTGGAAAGCGTTTACTACAAGGCTATTCTGCAAAATTTATTCTTCGCAACACTAAATTGTCCAATTGAATCGGAAAGCATAGATAG encodes:
- a CDS encoding AAA domain-containing protein → MEDVRWLKYWKKGLSDSLKADIDIEKLQHFEIENFEMQIQSISELEKVNLLIDFEEARLNKKRGISDRDSENWVRLNKIQIVISPIKIKPTTDNLVMLKDKKPKFPFWFFAILDREGRLGIPEETFPIFQRKYLEPLADERTEFIFGSVESIDKVSALGKEKYEDYPEYINYLKAVFKSGIGQEIENYTTSAYETIHNGIILLPDEDINAAAGIIHLYEKILHEKNLPELLKSFINLKNEKQNLPIAVSNLIESNALHLGQMGFGFPLSISQRKSLYTYLNGNDRVFAVNGPPGTGKTTLLQSIVASKFVESAINGNKAPIILACSTNNQAVTNIIDSFSKTDTRPGNLEGRWLPDVEGYATFLPSNGKTDLELEGINFKKINGDGLFNTIENSNFLERAKDFFIEKCETYFGTKTLTIRESATNLQKEIIHIQSLLKDASLRWSDYLKKEEIFLADYLSKNLKSELYYKNSCLNEQVFKDDIKSLNNTEVKIIQYFNNEPFFRKLLCLFGFKTALKSRASEVNIILRDSLIEVSDEFVFAKSNILEITNSKIQIAKSIIEAIEKWKDWKTENEIGGNPPRTEEEYWGFELLKIKDSLTPNCFYDELDVSFRHKAFQLALHFWEGEYLIKLEEDLADRNFAGKGLESVQNRWERQAMLTPCFVSTFYMAPKFFSWFKFLKKGEDGKNLFDNPPLFDFIDLLIVDEAGQVSPEVGVATFALAKQAVIVGDVKQIEPVWNITHKIDVGNIKKCGLIENYEDPIYEREFDPKGFLCSTGSIMKMAQNACNVKESGFDEKGVVLVEHRRCYDEIINYCNVLAYNGQLVALKGKAKDVLFPPMYCIHVEGNSTVLNASRHNQAEVMAIVNWLTVNRRIIEEKYGKLENNVGIITPFTGQKNNLRHALKKAGFDVNVLKIGTVHALQGAERPIVLFSMVYGKGDSGTMFFDRDNKPNMLNVAVSRARDNFIVFADTKILNKKAKSPSGILAKHLTYDTECS
- a CDS encoding SNF2-related protein, coding for MILDNENKNFKVHEWISSFTEEGRLDIVTGYFTIGALAWLSNEINSKISDYRFVLGDIVNISSSEEHPLDLLNENITIEASLKLSKLAKEAVAFLKQNNVSAKTLEPNFCHAKSYIFTPAKNDDRNKYFISGSSNLTEAGIGQKITSNIELNIAETGNNNQYKEMADWFETLWNKPQAHNQKTIISSDGVISKIDFKQYLINEIEQVFIKYSPRELYFKVLFEIFGNQLIDLENDVNFNRQLGKLENSVVFNLLYEFQKKGVLSLIRMLQKFNGAILADAVGLGKTWSALAVIKFFQLQGREIIVLCPKKLEHNWRRYLKNQDARFEKDQFDYFIRYHTDLDSKRMEKYVDRGDKLFSNDKPKLLVIDESHNLRNDKSGRYKFLVEKILKYNDDIKVLLLSATPINNSLNDIRNQFKLMVKGNIDGFNESLNVRNLDYSFRTAQKVFNDWRQELSPRIADFTRKLPANFFTLTDSLIVARTRKMVEGEQMNLSFPLKAKPINLFVTPRHLGNFESFEELFDHFPPMLSGYQPAFYLEIEKDEEKNILHDERQRDRFLVKMMYILMVKRLESSWSSFFSTVEKIKLHHENVLEKIRQYQAGKQNMLLSADEQILLEDDELIRDFEDLYLGKKRKISLLDIDSAGNLNAFKKDLKKDLDSLDHLFVNLEKFKGKIEKEILVPNNQRSTDDKLEALIQQINIKRASGYNNGNLKLVIFTVYKDTAEYLYSQLKERGFNRLAMVSGSGSLTSDSDKEVVNFEPILERFAPYTKLFKEREWGFQTAKSGIDAYHEWIEWISINNSRVNEIIQNPIDILIATDALSEGQNLQDADMVINYDIHWNPVRIIQRMGRIDRLGSPNSKIFGINFWPSNNINTYLNLQQRIEQRMAAMKLGGAEVDESFSETFAEMVRDESLDQRMTNRMLSQMQISFDDLEADETFGFDDLSLERYRQDLFEEYNRDKLKYQRMPKGVFTGFKANSQICSEEGLIALLGYPSRPSKSLTHEYKVFDLIYINKNGDSVMLNQKDVLNALAYHKGQYRFIPEAIDSGDEKEIGDLVNAIKSWLSTQATEEVIQEDGSIKKVMGKTAKDLLTKLRTGDKNALNDLKQNMKLEEKFQLDKFDLITWFLITV